A section of the Malania oleifera isolate guangnan ecotype guangnan chromosome 2, ASM2987363v1, whole genome shotgun sequence genome encodes:
- the LOC131148835 gene encoding F-box protein At2g16365-like yields MNRQLKLIPWTWMLFRTRTIFLGFMGNQNTTSSQATVDSAREEVGDTTPNKDILDINQEVPAVPGATSPMDEGEPSISRTQSLDVEHLISQTEQHTDSKLSRCPDGAQEPELSSIWVKRLKLSAIDSFGHGTKSSKIEDISSHEKANKFLNKIMKRTRTDSEPSMGKRCGKEPMTQDQTPMFSSKDESASMVLIKKDREITLSHSWIQHWCHNQFVMPKKKPQAMVICEPQSSKAVLNEYQMEQYPSTEAMALMGKAMSGFCRFEFRKRGSSVVWNTEGF; encoded by the coding sequence GGCTTCATGGGGAACCAGAATACAACATCATCTCAAGCTACAGTTGATTCAGCTAGAGAAGAAGTTGGAGATACAACGCCAAACAAGGATATACTTGATATAAACCAAGAGGTTCCTGCTGTTCCAGGTGCCACAAGCCCAATGGATGAGGGGGAGCCAAGCATCTCAAGAACCCAGAGCTTGGATGTGGAACATCTTATTTCTCAAACTGAGCAGCATACAGATTCAAAGTTGAGTCGTTGTCCAGATGGTGCTCAAGAACCAGAACTAAGCAGCATATGGGTAAAGCGTCTGAAACTGAGTGCAATTGATTCTTTTGGTCATGGTACTAAGAGCTCAAAAATAGAAGATATCTCATCCCATGAGAAGGCAAACAAGTTCTTAAACAAAATCATGAAAAGAACCAGAACTGACTCAGAACCCAGTATGGGTAAACGCTGTGGTAAAGAGCCGATGACACAGGATCAGACTCCAATGTTTTCGAGTAAAGATGAGTCTGCTTCCATGGTCTTAATAAAGAAAGATCGAGAGATAACCCTTTCACATTCTTGGATTCAGCATTGGTGTCATAATCAATTTGTGATGCCAAAGAAGAAGCCTCAGGCAATGGTGATTTGTGAGCCTCAAAGCTCAAAGGCAGTTTTGAATGAGTACCAAATGGAGCAGTATCCAAGCACTGAAGCTATGGCACTGATGGGGAAGGCTATGAGTGGTTTTTGTCGATTTGAGTTCAGGAAAAGAGGATCTTCTGTAGTTTGGAATACGGAGGGCTTTTGa